A genomic stretch from Oreochromis niloticus isolate F11D_XX linkage group LG11, O_niloticus_UMD_NMBU, whole genome shotgun sequence includes:
- the LOC100700622 gene encoding DNA ligase 1 codes for MKLELLVVVAVAVLLPSFSESRIVSKCELREKLGEMLDLPLRLEERTLATVICEVQRRSALNTKLLKSFGKCIPTTPKPAVVTTPSTSGGNNMVTGAATATNTNSTTIDLTNTTTATNTSTIPTTANSTISSGNTTFVSNSTTGMKRRRRDADSGSEKENKFSEEEHEDDSEMEDEDETSSEDDDESKNLYGLFQLSDREFCDSGYCPSKNMCHASCTAFTDDDITDDIACVVETGYWKEIMRSASDSCRRPRDFFEECD; via the exons ATGAAACTCGAGTTGCTTGTTGTGGTGGCTGTGGCAGTCCTGCTGCCCAGTTTTTCTGAGAGCCGCATCGTCTCCAAATGCGAGCTCAGAGAAAAGCTTGGTGAAATGCTTGATCTGCCCCTGAGACTGGAGGAAAGAACGTTGGCAACAG TTATCTGTGAAGTACAAAGGAGGTCTGCTCTGAACACCAAGTTGCTCAAGTCATTTGGCAAGTGCATCCCTACCACACCAAAGCCAGCGGTGGTCACAACCCCCTCCACAAGCGGAGGCAACAATATGGTCACTGGAGCAGCCACAGCGACAAACACCAATTCAACAACCATAGACCTGACCAACACCACTACTGCTACTAACACTAGTACTATTCCCACTACTGCCAACTCCACCATCAGCTCAGGGAACACAACCTTTGTGTCAAACAGCACAACTGGCATGAAAAGACGAAGGCGGGATGCTGATTCAGGCAGTGAGAAGGAGAACAAGTTTAGTGAAGAGGAGCACGAGGATGACAGTGAAATGGAAGACGAGGATGAAACGAGCAGTGAGGACGATGACGAATCCAAAAACCTTTACGGGCTCTTTCAGCTGTCTGACAGAGAGTTCTGTGATTCGGGGTACTGCCCATCCAAAAATATGTGCCATGCCTCCTGCACAG CTTTTACTGATGATGACATAACTGATGATATTGCTTGTGTTGTCGAGACTGGTTACTGGAA GGAGATCATGAGAAGTGCCTCAGACTCATGTCGTCGCCCCAGGGATTTCTTCGAAGAATGTGACTAA
- the LOC102080156 gene encoding ras-interacting protein RIP3, producing MKLELLVVVAVAVLLPSFSESRIVSKCELREKLGEMLDLPLRLEERTLATVICEVQRRSALNTELVKSFGKCIPTTPKPAVVTTPSTSGDNNMITGAATATNTNSTTIDLTNTTTATNTSTIPTTANSTISSGNTTFVSNSTTGMKRRRRDADSGSEKENKFSEEEHEDDSEMEDEDETSSEDDDESKNLYGCLSAV from the exons ATGAAACTCGAGTTGCTTGTTGTGGTGGCTGTGGCAGTCCTGCTGCCCAGTTTTTCTGAGAGCCGCATCGTCTCCAAATGCGAGCTCAGAGAAAAGCTTGGTGAAATGCTTGATCTGCCCCTGAGACTGGAGGAAAGAACGTTGGCAACAG TTATCTGTGAAGTACAAAGGAGGTCTGCTCTGAACACCGAGTTGGTCAAGTCATTTGGCAAGTGCATCCCTACCACACCAAAGCCAGCGGTGGTCACAACCCCCTCCACAAGCGGGGACAACAATATGATCACTGGAGCAGCCACAGCGACAAACACCAATTCAACAACCATAGACCTGACCAACACCACTACTGCTACTAACACTAGTACTATTCCCACTACTGCCAACTCCACCATCAGCTCAGGGAACACAACCTTTGTGTCAAACAGCACAACTGGCATGAAAAGACGAAGACGGGATGCTGATTCAGGCAGTGAGAAGGAGAACAAGTTTAGTGAAGAGGAGCACGAGGATGACAGTGAAATGGAAGATGAGGATGAAACGAGCAGTGAGGACGATGACGAATCCAAAAACCTTTACGGGTGTCTTTCAGCTGTCTGA